A genomic window from Enoplosus armatus isolate fEnoArm2 chromosome 18, fEnoArm2.hap1, whole genome shotgun sequence includes:
- the LOC139301276 gene encoding heat shock protein 30-like → MLCSHGLQSALSPVMDFYWPVRSLWPEVKPLLYQQDLLQRNLQELRSSLELMDKLQHRIPEETEPFQTSVAVQPASCRLEKEGEHFGLTLDAQGFSPEELSVRQVGRKLRVSGKTEKKQEDGDGSFSYRRQEFRQEFDLPEGPSPEAVTCYLAPDGKLHIQAAKAPCVEEAERELTIKRRSEEETQQSVCSHTEGSSTERDNSTQDRPENMDSSACCSDNVQ, encoded by the coding sequence atgCTGTGCTCTCATGGACTCCAGTCTGCCCTCAGTCCAGTCATGGACTTCTACTGGCCTGTACGCAGTCTGTGGCCAGAGGTCAAACCTCTGCTCTACCAGCAGGATCTACTGCAGAGAAACCTACAGGAGCTCCGCAGCAGTCTGGAGCTGATGGACAAACTTCAACACCGGATCCCAGAGGAGACGGAGCCTTTCCAAACCAGTGTGGCCGTGCAACCGGCCTCCTGCCGgctggagaaagagggagagcacTTTGGCCTGACCCTGGACGCTCAAGGCTTTTCCCCAGAGGAGCTGTCCGTCAGGCAGGTGGGCAGGAAGCTGAGAGTCAGCGGGAAGACggagaagaagcaggaggacgGGGACGGCTCCTTCTCCTACAGACGCCAGGAGTTCAGGCAGGAGTTTGATCTGCCTGAAGGGCCGAGCCCTGAAGCCGTCACCTGCTACCTGGCTCCAGACGGGAAGCTCCACATCCAGGCGGCCAAAGCTCCGTGTGTCGAGGAGGCCGAGAGAGAGCTGACTATCAAGAGGAGGTCggaggaggaaacacagcagagtgtgtgttcacacacagaaggcagcagcacagagagagacaacagcacACAGGACAGACCTGAAAACATGGACTCATCTGCATGTTGTTCTgacaatgtacagtaa
- the LOC139301306 gene encoding heat shock protein 30-like — translation MLCSHGLQSALSPVMDFYWPVRSLWPEVKPLLYQQDLLQRNLQELRSSLELMDKLQHRILEETEPFQTSVAVQPASCRLEKEGEHFGLTLDAQGFSPEELSVRQVGRKLRVSGKTEKKQEDGDGSFSYRRQEFRQEFDLPEGPSPEAVTCYLAPDGKLHIQAAKAPCVEEAERELTIKRRSEEETQQSVCSHTEGSSTERDNSTQDRPENMDSSACCSDNVQ, via the coding sequence atgCTGTGCTCTCATGGACTCCAGTCTGCCCTCAGTCCAGTCATGGACTTCTACTGGCCTGTACGCAGTCTGTGGCCAGAGGTCAAACCTCTGCTCTACCAGCAGGATCTACTGCAGAGAAACCTACAGGAGCTCCGCAGCAGTCTGGAGCTGATGGACAAACTTCAACACCGGATCCTGGAGGAGACGGAGCCTTTCCAAACCAGTGTGGCCGTGCAACCGGCCTCCTGCCGgctggagaaagagggagagcacTTTGGCCTGACCCTGGACGCTCAAGGCTTTTCCCCAGAGGAGCTGTCCGTCAGGCAGGTGGGCAGGAAGCTGAGAGTCAGCGGGAAGACggagaagaagcaggaggacgGGGACGGCTCCTTCTCCTACAGACGCCAGGAGTTCAGGCAGGAGTTTGATCTGCCTGAAGGGCCGAGCCCTGAAGCCGTCACCTGCTACCTGGCTCCAGACGGGAAGCTCCACATCCAGGCGGCCAAAGCTCCGTGTGTCGAGGAGGCCGAGAGAGAGCTGACTATCAAGAGGAGGTCggaggaggaaacacagcagagtgtgtgttcacacacagaaggcagcagcacagagagagacaacagcacACAGGACAGACCTGAAAACATGGACTCATCTGCATGTTGTTCTgacaatgtacagtaa